The DNA window TATTTAAACTATAATTACTATTATTTATGAAATTAGGTACTACTGTTTACTGCTTTCATCATTCAATTCCCAGGCTATCTAATTCTTCTGGCGTCACTGACGGTGGCATGATGTTATTACGTATTTTATGTGAAACCAGACCGGCAACTTTTTGGGCATTTTCTTCCGTATCAAAACCAACGGTACCGGGTACTGCAGGAATAATCTCCTGGTGAATATACTTTTTACCATCCACAAAAACATCGTAGCCCCAGCCTTTCTCTGTTTGAAAAGTTTGAATTTCAACGGATAATGAGTCAACAGCAGGATATTTATTAGCAGTCTGATCGCCTTGTGAGCTTGAACTCTTTTTAGATTCCTTCCCTTCTTTGGTAAGATTTTGGCTGTCAGAATTATTATTTTCTTTTAAAGTAGTCTCCGGATTTTCAGCGTGTTCACTTTCTGTTAATTCAGAATTTCGTTTTGGCGTATCTTCCTTTTGGTCTTGAATAACTTTTGCCTTTTTACCCAAATTATCACAGGTACAACCACCCAGGAAAAAAACGGTGATCAATAATAAATTCTTCATAATGAAACAATGAGAAGAATACATAGTAGAGACGTTGCGTAGAGACGTCCAAATTGGGCGTCTCTACGCAACGTCTCTACTATTTCAATTTATCAATAAGCAGCTTTATCTCAACTGCAGGAGCTATTTTCTCATATAAAATTTGATAAACAGCCGCAGAGACCGGCATATCTACTTTATGTTGCTGATTGATCTCATGGATACTTTTCACAGCATAATAACCTTCAGCGACCATATTCATCTCCATCTGGGCTGATTTTACGGAATATCCTCTGCCTATCATATTTCCAAAAGTGCGGTTACGGCTAAATTGCGAGTATGCCGTCACCACCAGGTCTCCCAGGTAAGCTGAAGCGCTTAAATCCCGGTCAAGCGGATTGATCACGTCAAGGAACCTGCGTATTTCCTGTAAGGCATTAGATACGAGCACCGCCTGGAAATTATCCCCGTAATTGAGTCCATGAGTGATCCCACAGGCAAGCGCAACGATATTTTTGATAACGGCACAATATTCTACTCCATAAATATCGTTAATAGCTGTCGTATAAATGTAGCGGCACTTCAAAAGCTTAGCAATAGTTTTGGCATTGGCAATATCCTGGCAGGCAATGGTCAAAAACGATTGCCGCTCCTGGGCTACCTCTTCGGCATGGCATGGCCCTGCTATGACACATAAATTTTCGGGGCTAACATTAAATTCCTTTTGAATATAATCTGTTACCAAAAGATTTTCATCAGGGATCATTCCCTTAACGGCAGAGACTATGACCTTTCCATCAAAAAGAGACGGCTTCAATGAATTAAACTCATCTTTAATAAAAGCCGCAGGTATAGCAATAATTACGATGTCTGACCTTTTGATAACTACAGGTAAAAGAAAGGAGGGTACTACTTTGAAGGTATTGATCTGTATATCACTAAGATAAGACGGATTATGGCGATACTTTATAATATACTTTACATTGTCTTTATTCTTAAGCCACCATCTTACCTTAACATTATGCTCAGATAAGATTTTTACAAGTGCCGTAGCCCAGCTACCTCCACCTATTACAGCAATATTTATTGGTTTTCTCTTAGCCAATTTTTTTTATTATATAATGTCTATTAAAAAATAATACAAGTTATCATAAATATTAACCAATTGTAGTATACAAGGATATAGGTAAATAAAGGAAATAAGGGGAATAGGGAAAATAGACCACCTAAATAAGAATTGTATTCTTTTCCTTATTTCCTTATTTCCAGCAAATTCATCGGATGACCCAAACGCACAACCTGGAGAGTCATCCGATGATAACCACCCCTTGTCATAGTCATTGTCATTGTCTATTGTCATATTGTCTACTGTCTATTGTCTACTGTCTATTGTCTACTGTCTATTGCCAACTGCCAACTGCATTTCCTTATTCCCTTATTTCCCTATTCCCTTTTTCTTTGATCCGGATTCCATTTCAACTACTTCATCCCCATCCTTCAACTTCCTGGATACTACAAGAAAAGGACCTGAAACGATTTCATCTCCATTTTTCAAACCCTTAATGATCTCAATATTTTCATAATCACTAATACCGGTTTGTACTTCAATCATTTTCACAATCCCATTGTCATTGACAAATACAACTTCTTTTACATCATCTTTATCTTTGGGGATTTTTTCCGCTTTTGGCAGATCCTCCTCCGGAGGGGAGTACTGTTGTTTTCTATTATTCGACTTTTTTCTTGTGTTTTCAACATCGCGCATAGTCACAGAGGACAATGGTACTGATAAAACATGATCTTTGCGTTCTGTAATAATATCTACTGAAGCTGTCATCCCTGGCCTGAACGGATAAGGATTGTTTTTTTTATCAATAAGGTGTCCGTAAGATTTACTTAAAATATTGATTTTAACTTCAAATTCCGTAACTTCATCTAAGCTAAAGTTCTCATTGGCTGAATTGGCGATAGATGTGACAATTCCTTTAAACTTTTCATTCAAATGGGCGTATGAATCCACTTCTATTACAGCAGTATCACCCATAGAAACCCTGATAATATCGTTCTCATTTACATCTACCTGCACTTCCATATTATTCAGATCTGCAATACGCAGCAGTTCAGTACCTGCCATTTGCAATGTGCCTACTACCCGCTCTCCTTTTTCTACATTAAGCCTGGAAATTGTACCACTTACAGGGGCGTAGATTTCTGTTTTATTAAGATTCTCTTTTGCATCTTTTACAGTAGCAACAGCGCTCTGGACATTGAACTGGGCAGCTATAACGCTCTGTTTTGCTGCCCCCAATTCCTGCCTGCTAACTTCATAATTTGCAGTGACCCCTTCAAAATCAGCCTGAGAAATTACTTTCTGATCATAAAGTTTTTCATTTCTCTTGTATTCAGATTCAGACTTAATAAACTGTGCTTTTGACTGGGCAAGCCTGGCTTTAGACTGGGCTAAGTTAGCTTTTGCGGTATTAAGAGCAGCTTCTGCCTTTTCTAATAAAGATAGGTAATTATCGGGCTTTATTTTCAACAATAATGTGCCCTTTTCCACGTAATCCCCTTCTTCTACGTACAAATCAATGATCTCTCCCGATACATCGGGACTGATCTTCACTTCCACTTCCGGCTGTACCTTGCCCGATGCGCTTACTTTTTCAACAATTCCTTTATAAGATGCTTTTGCTAACGTTACCTCAATAGCATCTTTGCCGCCTATCCATCCCGCTTTTTTGGCGATTATAACAAAAACAATAATAATCACTACGGCAATAATTAAATACTTGAGTAGTTTATTGACCTTCATTGTTGGTTTTTAGTTGTAAGGTTGAGTCCACTCTAAAAAGTCTTTTTTGCCACAAAAGCACAAAAACACAAAATCCCACTAAAAATTAACTAATTGATTTTCAGGGTTTTGTGGGATTTAGTGCTTTGGTGTTTTAGTGGCATTTTTATTTTTTGGACTTATTAGAGTGGACTCAACCTTAAAACGATATTTC is part of the Cytophagales bacterium genome and encodes:
- a CDS encoding DUF4907 domain-containing protein, translated to MYSSHCFIMKNLLLITVFFLGGCTCDNLGKKAKVIQDQKEDTPKRNSELTESEHAENPETTLKENNNSDSQNLTKEGKESKKSSSSQGDQTANKYPAVDSLSVEIQTFQTEKGWGYDVFVDGKKYIHQEIIPAVPGTVGFDTEENAQKVAGLVSHKIRNNIMPPSVTPEELDSLGIE
- a CDS encoding NAD(P)H-dependent glycerol-3-phosphate dehydrogenase translates to MAKRKPINIAVIGGGSWATALVKILSEHNVKVRWWLKNKDNVKYIIKYRHNPSYLSDIQINTFKVVPSFLLPVVIKRSDIVIIAIPAAFIKDEFNSLKPSLFDGKVIVSAVKGMIPDENLLVTDYIQKEFNVSPENLCVIAGPCHAEEVAQERQSFLTIACQDIANAKTIAKLLKCRYIYTTAINDIYGVEYCAVIKNIVALACGITHGLNYGDNFQAVLVSNALQEIRRFLDVINPLDRDLSASAYLGDLVVTAYSQFSRNRTFGNMIGRGYSVKSAQMEMNMVAEGYYAVKSIHEINQQHKVDMPVSAAVYQILYEKIAPAVEIKLLIDKLK
- a CDS encoding HlyD family efflux transporter periplasmic adaptor subunit, giving the protein MKVNKLLKYLIIAVVIIIVFVIIAKKAGWIGGKDAIEVTLAKASYKGIVEKVSASGKVQPEVEVKISPDVSGEIIDLYVEEGDYVEKGTLLLKIKPDNYLSLLEKAEAALNTAKANLAQSKARLAQSKAQFIKSESEYKRNEKLYDQKVISQADFEGVTANYEVSRQELGAAKQSVIAAQFNVQSAVATVKDAKENLNKTEIYAPVSGTISRLNVEKGERVVGTLQMAGTELLRIADLNNMEVQVDVNENDIIRVSMGDTAVIEVDSYAHLNEKFKGIVTSIANSANENFSLDEVTEFEVKINILSKSYGHLIDKKNNPYPFRPGMTASVDIITERKDHVLSVPLSSVTMRDVENTRKKSNNRKQQYSPPEEDLPKAEKIPKDKDDVKEVVFVNDNGIVKMIEVQTGISDYENIEIIKGLKNGDEIVSGPFLVVSRKLKDGDEVVEMESGSKKKGIGK